GCGGCCCGTCACGTCCAAGTCCGCAGCGACGGCACGCTCGTCGGGGTCCACCCGACGTTCGTCCGCCCGCTCTCGGGAACGCCGTTTCGTTTCCTCGGCCCGCCGAAACCAGGCACCAACAGCGTCATGGTCGCCACCGACGAAGCCGCCGTGTTCGCGGCCATCACCGACCGGATGGCCGACCTCACGTCGGGACGGACCATCGGACACCTGATCCGGCCAGCGACCGAACCCGCCGTCCGATACGCGAGTCGCCTCCGGGCGCGCAACTACGCACCCTCCGTACGCGACTGTCGATTCGTCCTCGACATCGACCGCCCGTGGGCGGAGGTCGCGACGGACCTCTCGGGCAAGAAGCGCAGGAACCTGCGGCGAGCCGACGAGGCCGGCGTCACCGCGACCGACATCGGGCTCACGCCCGGCACCGTAGATGCGTTCGCGAGGAACCACGCAGAGCACATGCGACGGCTCAGTGGAGACGGCGCGTCGCCAGCGTTGCTCCACGCGCTGCACTCCACCGTCGGTGACCGATTGAAACTGTTCCAGGCAACGGACGAGGACGACGACCCGGTTGGGGAACTGTTGGCGGTCTGTGACGACGAGCACGATCGCCTCGTGCTGCTGTTTCCGGCGTACGATCCGACGAACTTCGACGTGTACCCGTCGGAGATACTCTACCGGGCAGCGATCCAGTGGGGCATCGACCACGGCTACACGACGTGTGATTACGGCGAGACGACGCCCGACTTCGAGGACGGGACGTTCGCGTTCAAGACGGCCTTCGGCGGGCAAGCGCGGCCGATAGTCCGGTGGGAGCGGATCGGCTCCCGTCTGGGTCGTGTGCTCTACGCACTGGCGGGTGAACGGCTCGTTCCGCAGCCGGGAGGCGAGCAGACAGCGGACTGACATTCAGTCGTCCGCTCTGACCGCCCGCGCGGTCGCCGTCGCCTGTGGATCGCTCAACCGGTCACAGGCGGGCCCGCTCGCGATCCACTCCGCGTCGGTGTGTTCGTCGCTCAGCGTGACGGGCGTTGTGTCGCTCGTACACCGGTAGTACACCGCGAACCGGTCACGGCCGGACCGGTTCTGCCACGCCGTCGCCTCGATCGGGTTGTGAACCGAGACGTCCAGTCCGGTCTCCTCGTCGATCTCCCGGGCGAGACAGTCTCGAACCGTCTCGTTCCTTCGGATGCGTCCACCTGGCAGTTCCCAGCCGTCGTCGCTGGCTCGACGGACGACGAGGACGGTCCCGTCGGGTCGACGGATCACGCCGCGGATACTGATCGTCGCTTCGAGGAACTGCTCGTCCATACACCACGCTGTGGGCACTGTAGGGTCAACCTACCGGTACTGCACTCCCGGCCGTCACCTGTCCCGGAGCACCGTCTCACCGGGGCCGACACGCGCGCCGCTCGACAGCGTGACGCCGGCGTTGATGGTGCAGTTGATGCCGGTTTTGACCCCGTCGCCGCAGACGATTCCGAACTTCCGCCGGCCGGTGCTGATCCGCTCGCCCTTGACGGTGAGTTCGACCGGCTCGTCGTCGTGTCTGAGGTTCGCGACGGCCGTCCCGGCCCCGAGGTTCACGTCCCGGCCGAGGATACTGTCGCCGAGGTAGGTGAGGTGGGGCACCGCCGAGTCGCGCATCACGACGCTGTTCTTCAGCTCCACCGCGTGGCCGGCCCGCGAATCGGGTCCGAGCGCCGTCGACCCACGGACGTAGGCGTTCGGCCCGACGTGTGCACCCTCGCCCACGTACGTCGGTCCCTCGATGACGACGCCGGGTTCGACGGTCGCGCCCGCCTCGACGACGACGGTACCCCGCAGGTCCGCGTCGGGCGAGACGTCGCCGTCGATACGGCGGTCGAGTTCTGCGAGTTTCCATTCGTTCGCGGCCAGCAGTTCCCACGGCCGCCCCACGTCGAGCCAGCGGTCGAAGGGGACTGCGGTCACGTCGTCTGTCTCGCAGGTGCGCTGGAGGACGTCCGTGAGTTCCCGTTCGCCACGGTCGCTCTCGCCGACGGCGAGCCAGTCCAACGCCGCCGCGGGGAACACGTACGCTCCCGTGTTCACGAGGTTCGACTGGGGATCGGCCGGCTTCTCCTCGACCGCACGGACCCGTCCATCCTCGATCCGCAACACGCCGTACGCGGACGGGTTGTCCACCCGGAACGAGCCGACGGCCGGTCCCGACGTGTACAGTTTCGCGAGGGAGGCTTCGTCGTAGAGGACGTCCCCGTTCAGGACGGCGAACGGCTCCGCGTCGAGTTCGGGCGCGGCGGTCCGGACGGCGTCGGCCGTCCCTCGAAGTTCGTCTTGGTCCACGGTCGTGACCGGAACGTCCCAGTCCCGGTCGGCGAGTGCGGTCCGGATCGAGTCGGCCTCGTGGCCGACGACCACGACGAGACGACTCGCACCCGCGGCGATCGCGTGTTCGAGACAGTGGACCACGAGGGGCTTGCCGGCGACCGGCAACATCGGCTTCGGGGCGTTATCGGTCAAGGGCCCCATTCGAGCTCCCTTGCCGGCTGCCAGCACAACGGTTTGCACGACCGATCGCTCCGGAGGAGTACTGAAAAACTATTCCGTCGAGGCGGGGGCGGTCTCGGCTTCGACGAAGTCGAGCGCTCGGTCGAGGAGACGGTCGGTGGCGGCCGAATCGCGAGCCTCCGCTGTCACCCGGATCTTCGCCTCCGTACCCGACGGCCGGATCAGGAACCACCCCTCGTCGGTGTCGACGCGCACGCCGTCGAGCGTCGACACGTCGTCGTAGGTCCG
The DNA window shown above is from Halobaculum marinum and carries:
- a CDS encoding GNAT family N-acetyltransferase, which encodes MPAYTTSVHQSITEVNPREWNAVVAQQSDTGCVFERYEWIEAYETATDAAARHVQVRSDGTLVGVHPTFVRPLSGTPFRFLGPPKPGTNSVMVATDEAAVFAAITDRMADLTSGRTIGHLIRPATEPAVRYASRLRARNYAPSVRDCRFVLDIDRPWAEVATDLSGKKRRNLRRADEAGVTATDIGLTPGTVDAFARNHAEHMRRLSGDGASPALLHALHSTVGDRLKLFQATDEDDDPVGELLAVCDDEHDRLVLLFPAYDPTNFDVYPSEILYRAAIQWGIDHGYTTCDYGETTPDFEDGTFAFKTAFGGQARPIVRWERIGSRLGRVLYALAGERLVPQPGGEQTAD
- a CDS encoding NUDIX hydrolase is translated as MDEQFLEATISIRGVIRRPDGTVLVVRRASDDGWELPGGRIRRNETVRDCLAREIDEETGLDVSVHNPIEATAWQNRSGRDRFAVYYRCTSDTTPVTLSDEHTDAEWIASGPACDRLSDPQATATARAVRADD
- the glmU gene encoding bifunctional sugar-1-phosphate nucleotidylyltransferase/acetyltransferase encodes the protein MQTVVLAAGKGARMGPLTDNAPKPMLPVAGKPLVVHCLEHAIAAGASRLVVVVGHEADSIRTALADRDWDVPVTTVDQDELRGTADAVRTAAPELDAEPFAVLNGDVLYDEASLAKLYTSGPAVGSFRVDNPSAYGVLRIEDGRVRAVEEKPADPQSNLVNTGAYVFPAAALDWLAVGESDRGERELTDVLQRTCETDDVTAVPFDRWLDVGRPWELLAANEWKLAELDRRIDGDVSPDADLRGTVVVEAGATVEPGVVIEGPTYVGEGAHVGPNAYVRGSTALGPDSRAGHAVELKNSVVMRDSAVPHLTYLGDSILGRDVNLGAGTAVANLRHDDEPVELTVKGERISTGRRKFGIVCGDGVKTGINCTINAGVTLSSGARVGPGETVLRDR